Proteins co-encoded in one Balearica regulorum gibbericeps isolate bBalReg1 chromosome 16, bBalReg1.pri, whole genome shotgun sequence genomic window:
- the ZNF335 gene encoding zinc finger protein 335 isoform X5 — protein MEENAVESSSDAAPQAAREEPSESGLGVGTSEAVSADSSDAASTPGPLSRADDSGVGQSSDSSGVSLEEVSESSSSTDAIPRIYLPDSSSIAQSTLVSSVSTVSQSIMVSESPQVLVHSSVITDGATIVSDSTASTSSDLGSAIDKIIESTIGPDIIQSCIAVTSAEDGGAETTQYLILQGPDDGAPMVSQMATSALANSLAIEAVADGPTSTCLDQPGPSDPSEQLEVLELPAQPDQAREVDGGEELDQPDMETLEEMMEVVVVQQFKCKMCQYKSVSKKTLINHMKERHFQPVGSALALKKGRSRKAGSAPKTAEDEVPEEEDDDIMDAGAIDDPEEDSDYNPAEDEPRGRQPKYSRTVPTSSEERPRRRPGRPRKFPRLEDMPQDVPEGGEVEPLVTSQSTPSRELQNSEAASSSGLENGTSESLVEPSISQSDSENKDPSSNTSPEEADVIPRRRGRPSRRFLGKKYRKYYYKSPKPLMRPYLCRICGSRFLTHDDLRFHVNSHEANDPQLFKCLQCSYRSRRWSSLKEHMFNHVGSKPYKCEECNYTSVYKKDVIRHSTVHSRDRKKRADPPPKLNSFPCPVCNRIYPMQKRLTQHMKTHSTEKPHMCDKCGKSFKKRYTFKMHLLTHIQAIANRRFKCEFCDYVCEDKKVLLNHQLSHMNDKPYKCSFCKYSTFREDFLVSHMAVKHTGGKPFACEFCHFTTKHKKNLRLHVHCRHADSFEEWAQRHPEEPPCRRRPFFTLQQIEELKQQHSQVQAPAEPEASPPAPLGPVTYHTVQSVPGAEPPILSQDSLGGATIIYEQDVAGSAELATQTALDLLLNMSTQRELATGSLQVAVVKPGDSGEAEAPCEPQMQEEGAEMDAEEQQQQKLVTLHMAEPAETLVQEAYEEATLGGSELQQITIPFGGTTEYSIITPISEEIQAPGMLYSEEESPAETSHAVVVSEAVMTEEALKDHSNHYIMSSSVPGSQFHHIEPLSGDAAVPSPAEGQEAQPTGVKWPLVQCVTRQLQKDSSLSPASEGQEISSPKVKWPALQGMAKKLSCKVSTAKKLSCKISTAKKFSCKICTAMFTGRAEMESHKRAHIGPSTFKCPDCPFTAALWPEVRSHMVQHASLRPHKCTHCSFASKNKKDLRRHMLTHTNEKPFACQICGQRFNRNGHLKFHMQRLHSSEGKRPGAPAAAAQQTIILNSDEDTLATLQTALQSGQAVLAPERLQQALGQEHIIVAQEQSVTSQEEATYIQEITTADGQTVQHLVTSDNQVQYIIAQDGVQHLLPHEYVVVPEGHHIQVQDGQITHIQYEQGSQFLQEPQIQYMPVSPEQQLVTQAQLEAAAHSAVSAVADAAMAQAQGVFTAEATAEQIQQLQQGIHYDVITLAD, from the exons ATGGAGGAGAATGCGGTGGAGAGCAGCAGCGACGCGGCCCCGCAGGCGGCGCGGGAGGAGCCCTCCGAGAGCGGCCTGGGCGTCGGGACCTCGGAAGCCGTGTCGGCAGACAGCAGCGACGCCGCCTCCACCCCCGGTCCCCTTTCCCGAGCGGATGATTCCGGTGTCGGCCAGAGCTCTGACAGCAGCGGGGTCTCCTTG gaaGAGGTGTCggagagcagctccagcacagaTGCCATTCCCCGGATTTACCTGCCAGACTCATCCTCCATTGCCCAGTCCACCTTGGTCTCCAGTGTGTCCACTGTGAGCCAGTCCATCATGGTGTCAGAGTCCCCACAAGTCCTGGTCCACTCCAGCGTCATCACTGATGGAGCCACAATCGTGTCAGACTCCACCGCGTCCACTTCCTCGGACCTAGGTTCTGCCATTGACAAAATCATCGAGTCCACAATTGGGCCTGACATCATTCAGA gcTGCATTGCCGTGACCAGTGCGGAGGATGGTGGAGCAGAAACTACGCAGTACCTCATTCTGCAAGGCCCTGATGATG GTGCCCCCATGGTGTCCCAGATGGCCACCTCTGCTCTGGCCAATAGCTTAGCAATAGAAGCTGTTGCTGATGGGCCTACCTCCACATGCCTTGACCAGCCCGGCCCTTCAGACCCTTCCGAGCAGCTGGAAGTGCTGGAGCTGCCCGCACAGCCAGATCAGGCCCGAGAGGTGGATGGTGGGGAAGAGCTGGACCAGCCAGACATGGAGACCCTGGAAGAGATgatggaggtggtggtggtgcagcAGTTCAAGTGCAAGATGTGTCAGTACAAGAGTGTCTCCAAGAAAACGCTAATTAACCACATGAAAGAACGGCACTTCCAGCCAG TGGGTTCAGCTCTGGCTTTGAAGAAAGGACGTTCACGAAAGGCAGGATCTGCTCCAAAGACTGCGGAAGATGAGGTCCCAGAAGAAGAAGATGATGATATCATGGATGCTGGTGCTATTGATGACCCTGAAG AGGACAGTGACTATAATCCAGCTGAGGATGAACCTCGTGGGCGACAGCCCAAATACAGTCGCACTGTCCCCACATCCAGCGAGGAGAGGCCGCGTCGACGCCCGGGCAGACCCCGCAAGTTTCCTCGCCTGGAGGACATGCCCCAGGATGTGCCTGAAG GAGGGGAGGTGGAGCCCTTGGTGACGTCCCAAAGCACACCGAGCCGCGAGCTGCAGAACTCGGAAGCAGCCAGTTCCTCTGGCCTGGAGAATGGGACCAGTGAGAGCCTGGTAGAGCCCAGCATCAGCCAGTCCGACTCCGAGAACAAGGACCCTTCCTCCAACACCAGCCCCGAGGAGGCAGACGTCATCCCCAGGAGGCGAGGGCGGCCCTCCCGCCGCTTCCTGGGCAAGAAATACCGCAA GTACTACTACAAGTCACCCAAGCCCCTGATGAGGCCCTACCTGTGTCGGATCTGCGGCTCACGTTTCCTCACGCACGATGATCTGCGTTTCCACGTTAACTCGCACGAGGCAAATGACCCACAGCTCTTCAAGTGTCTTCAGTGCAGCTACCGCTCCCGGCGCTGGTCCTCCCTCAAG GAACACATGTTCAACCACGTGGGCAGCAAGCCTTACAAGTGTGAGGAGTGCAACTACACCAGCGTGTACAAGAAGGACGTCATCCGGCACTCCACAGTGCACAGCCGGGACAG gaaaaagagagcTGATCCG cccccaaAACTGAACTCCTTCCCGTGCCCAGTATGCAACCGTATCTACCCCATGCAGAAGAGGCTTACGCAGCACATGAAGACGCACAGCACAGAGAAACCACACATGTGTGACAAG TGTGGGAAGTCCTTTAAGAAGCGCTACACCTTCAAGATGCACCTGCTGACGCACATCCAGGCCATTGCCAACCGCAG GTTCAAGTGTGAGTTCTGTGACTACGTCTGCGAGGACAAAAAGGTTCTGCTGAACCACCAGCTGTCACACATGAATGACAAGCCCTACAAGTGCAGCTTCTGCAAGTACTCCACTTTCCGGGAGGACTTCCTCGTCTCGCACATGGCTGTCAAGCACACGG GAGGGAAGCCGTTTGCTTGTGAGTTCTGTCACTTCACCACCAAGCACAAGAAGAACCTGCGCCTCCACGTGCACTGCCGCCATGCCGACTCCTTCGAGGAGTGGGCGCAGAGGCACCCCGAGGAGCcgccctgccgccgccgccccttCTTCACCCTGCAGCAGATCGaggagctgaagcagcagcacagccaggtgCAGGCCCCGGCTGAGCCAGAGGCCAGTCCGCCG GCACCTCTTGGCCCCGTCACCTACCACACGGTCCAGTCTGTCCCAGGAGCAGAGCCCCCCATCCTCTCTCAGGATTCCCTGGGAGGGGCCACCATCATTTACGAACAAG ATGTGGCTGGATCAGCAGAACTGGCCACGCAGACCGCCCTGGATCTCCTGCTGAACATGAGCACTCAGCGAGAGCTGGCCACGGGCTCGCTGCAG GTGGCGGTGGTGAAGCCGGGTGATTCGGGAGAGGCGGAGGCCCCCTGTGAGCCACagatgcaggaggagggggcagagaTGGAcgctgaggagcagcagcagcagaagttggTGACACTGCACATGGCAGAGCCTGCAGAGACGTTGGTGCAGGAGGCTTATGAGGAGGCGACCCTGGGTGGCTCGGAGCTGCAGCAGATCACGATTCCCTTTGGTGGGACGACAGAGTACAGCATCATCACACCCATCAGTGAGGAGATTCAGGCTCCTGGCATGCTGTACAG TGAGGAGGAGAGCCCTGCAGAGACCTCCCACGCTGTTGTGGTGAGCGAAGCTGTGATGACAGAGGAGGCCCTGAAGGACCATAGCAATCACTATATCATGTCGTCCAGCGTCCCAGGGAGCCAGTTCCATCACATTGAG CCCCTCAGCGGGGACGCTGCTGTTCCCTCGCCTGCGGAGGGCCAGGAGGCACAGCCCACCGGTGTCAAGTGGCCCCTGGTGCAGTGTGTCACCAGGCAGCTCCAGAAGGACTCGTCTTTATCCCCAGCCTCCGAGGGGCAGGAAATCTCATCCCCAAAGGTCAAGTGGCCTGCGCTCCAAGGCATGGCCAAGAAGCTCTCGTGCAAGGTTTCTACAGCCAAGAAGCTCTCGTGCAAGATTTCCACAGCCAAAAAGTTTTCATGCAAGATTTGCACAGCCATGTTCACAGGGAGAGCAGAAATGGAGAGTCACAAGAGAGCCCACATTGGGCCTAGCACCTTCAAGTGTCCCGACTGTCCATTCACTGCAGCCCTCTGGCCGGAGGTTCGG AGCCACATGGTCCAGCATGCCAGCCTTCGGCCACACAAGTGCACCCACTGCAGCTTCGCCTCCAAGAACAAGAAGGACCTGCGCAGGCACATGCTGACGCACACCAATGAGAAGCCCTTTGCCTGCCAGATCTGTGGGCAGAG GTTCAACCGTAATGGGCACCTCAAGTTCCACATGCAGCGTTTGCACAGCTCAGAGGGGAAGAGGCCGGGGgcacctgcagctgctgcccagcagacCATCATACTGAACAGTGATGAGGACACACTGGCCACCCTGCAGA CGGCTCTGCAGTCCGGCCAGGCGGTGCTGGCTCCTGAGCGGCTGCAGCAGGCCCTGGGGCAGGAACACATCATTGTTGCACAGGAGCAGAGCGTCACGAGCCAG GAGGAGGCTACATACATCCAGGAGATCACAACTGCCGACGGACAGACAGTACAGCACTTAGTGACCTCTGACAACCAG GTTCAGTACATCATTGCCCAGGATGGCGTACAGCACTTGCTTCCCCATGAGTATGTTGTTGTCCCAGAGGGACATCACATCCAG GTACAAGATGGTCAGATCACCCACATCCAGTACGAGCAGGGCAGCCAGTTCCTCCAGGAGCCACAG atCCAGTACATGCCTGTCTCGCCTGAGCAGCAGCTTGTCACCCAGGCACAGCTGGAAGCAGCTGCACACTCAGCAGTCTCAG CAGTGGCTGATGCTGCGATGGCTCAGGCGCAGGGCGTGTTCACTGCCGAGGCGACGGCTGAGCAgatccagcagctgcagcaggggatCCATTATGACGTCATCACGCTGGCAGACTAG